A stretch of Roseovarius sp. M141 DNA encodes these proteins:
- a CDS encoding histidine phosphatase family protein — protein MSVSLRHDWPDLWFLRHGQTEWNAAGRIQGRLDSPLTAMGRLQAQMQAGLVGDALGEVAAGRGGIYVSPLGRARQTAAIALAGHPVIIDPRLAEIGAGAWEGRQKADLPQRDNDLLTYTSAPQGETLEQLIARVQGFADSLAGPGIVVAHGLWGQVLRGLTKGLEPGDMGAQDNGQGCIYHLSQGRETRLDAPD, from the coding sequence ATGAGTGTATCGCTGCGCCATGACTGGCCGGATCTGTGGTTCCTGCGGCATGGGCAAACCGAATGGAATGCGGCCGGCCGCATTCAGGGGCGGCTGGATTCTCCGCTGACAGCCATGGGTAGGCTGCAAGCGCAGATGCAGGCAGGTCTGGTTGGCGACGCGCTCGGCGAAGTAGCGGCAGGGCGTGGTGGCATCTACGTCTCGCCACTGGGCCGGGCCCGTCAGACGGCGGCGATCGCGCTGGCAGGGCATCCCGTCATCATTGACCCGCGTCTGGCCGAGATCGGCGCAGGCGCGTGGGAGGGTCGGCAGAAGGCCGACCTGCCGCAGCGCGACAATGATCTGCTGACCTATACATCCGCCCCGCAGGGCGAAACGCTGGAACAATTGATCGCCCGCGTTCAGGGCTTTGCCGACAGCCTTGCCGGGCCTGGCATCGTGGTTGCCCATGGCCTGTGGGGGCAGGTGCTGCGCGGCTTGACCAAAGGGCTGGAGCCGGGCGACATGGGCGCGCAGGATAACGGGCAGGGCTGTATCTATCATCTTAGCCAAGGGCGCGAGACGCGGCTGGATGCGCCTGACTAG
- a CDS encoding invasion associated locus B family protein produces MQNSLSILSLAAALGLAGAAFAQDTATGDAAAAEGAAAATEETAPDTGAADAAGTDATGTDAAAAPADAPTDTPADAPATEGEAFATGTEVAEKEPPVYIKEKFGDWSLRCFRNADGDDPCQLYQLLREEGGNPVAEFSIFRISGQAPAVAGATAIVPLITLLTEELKISVDGGTAKSYPYRVCTEAGCVAQIGMTEQDIAVFKKGAKAQMVLVPAQAPDQKVKINISLNGFTAGYDAVGTFTE; encoded by the coding sequence ATGCAAAACTCACTTTCCATTCTGTCCTTGGCAGCAGCGCTTGGCTTGGCCGGCGCGGCCTTCGCACAAGACACTGCCACGGGCGATGCTGCGGCCGCCGAGGGTGCTGCCGCCGCGACCGAAGAGACGGCGCCCGACACCGGTGCTGCGGATGCGGCTGGCACGGACGCAACCGGCACGGATGCAGCCGCTGCGCCTGCCGACGCGCCGACAGACACTCCGGCAGATGCGCCTGCCACCGAGGGCGAGGCCTTTGCGACCGGAACCGAAGTCGCTGAAAAAGAACCTCCCGTCTACATCAAGGAAAAGTTCGGCGACTGGAGCCTGCGCTGCTTCCGCAATGCCGATGGGGACGATCCTTGCCAGCTGTATCAGCTGCTGCGCGAAGAGGGCGGCAATCCCGTCGCCGAATTCAGTATCTTCCGCATCTCGGGTCAGGCGCCCGCCGTGGCAGGCGCCACAGCGATCGTGCCGCTGATTACCCTGCTGACCGAAGAGCTGAAGATCTCCGTCGATGGCGGCACCGCCAAAAGCTATCCCTACCGTGTCTGCACCGAGGCCGGCTGCGTCGCGCAGATCGGCATGACCGAGCAGGACATCGCCGTCTTCAAAAAAGGAGCCAAGGCGCAGATGGTGTTGGTGCCCGCGCAGGCACCCGACCAAAAGGTCAAGATCAACATCTCGCTAAACGGGTTCACCGCCGGGTATGACGCGGTCGGTACGTTCACCGAGTGA
- a CDS encoding murein L,D-transpeptidase, which translates to MLMPAAIALLTLGGPQGAAAGVTAFKQAVAEGAARDDDLSAYYRANGYGAIWTGAGEADRARRQALLQAIDAAGAHGLPARRYDAAGLMQMMQGARTPRDLGAVEIAMSRTFLRLAHDMQTGMLTPASIDKGMVRKVPTRSADDLLNSFAASNPRGFFRGLVPKSGEYARLMREKTRLEGLLATGGWGPTVPALSLAPGQTGADVVALRNRLMRMGYLPRTASGSYDIAMQQAVQQFQEAHGLVPDGTAGESTMVAINAPISQRLPMILVAMERERWLSGPRGKRHILVNLTDFSARIMDDDRLTFETRAVIGKNLSTHQSPEFSDEMEYLEINPVWNVPRSIAVSEYLPQMQRNRGAARHLKLYNSRGQEVSRANVNFNAYNARTFPFALKQPPSTRNALGLVKFMFPNKYNIYLHDTPSKSLFQRNVRAFSHGCIRLQEPFDFAYELLSRQEDNPKAYFDRIRNSGRQTRVNLEQKVPVHIIYRTATVPAKGPTQYRDDIYGRDAKVWDALQKAGVSLPAHQG; encoded by the coding sequence ATGCTGATGCCTGCGGCCATCGCCCTGCTGACGTTGGGCGGTCCGCAGGGCGCCGCGGCCGGGGTGACGGCGTTTAAACAGGCGGTCGCCGAGGGTGCTGCGCGCGACGATGATCTGTCGGCCTACTATCGCGCCAACGGTTACGGTGCCATCTGGACCGGAGCGGGCGAGGCGGACCGTGCGCGCCGCCAGGCACTGCTTCAGGCGATTGACGCGGCGGGCGCGCATGGCCTGCCTGCGCGGCGTTATGATGCGGCGGGCCTGATGCAGATGATGCAAGGCGCGCGCACGCCGCGTGATCTGGGCGCGGTCGAGATCGCGATGTCGCGTACGTTCTTGCGGCTGGCACATGATATGCAGACCGGCATGCTGACCCCCGCAAGTATCGACAAGGGGATGGTGCGCAAGGTGCCGACCCGGTCGGCGGATGATCTGCTGAACAGCTTTGCTGCGTCCAACCCTCGGGGCTTCTTCCGCGGGCTTGTGCCCAAGTCGGGCGAATATGCGCGCCTGATGCGCGAAAAGACCCGGCTTGAGGGCTTGCTGGCCACCGGCGGCTGGGGACCGACAGTGCCCGCATTGTCGCTGGCGCCGGGCCAGACGGGGGCGGACGTCGTTGCGCTGCGCAACCGCCTGATGCGCATGGGCTATCTGCCGCGCACGGCGTCGGGCAGCTACGATATTGCGATGCAGCAGGCCGTTCAGCAGTTTCAGGAGGCGCATGGTCTTGTCCCCGACGGGACAGCCGGCGAATCTACGATGGTCGCAATCAACGCTCCGATTTCTCAGCGCCTGCCGATGATTCTGGTCGCGATGGAGCGGGAACGCTGGCTGAGTGGTCCGCGCGGCAAGCGCCACATTCTGGTCAACCTGACGGATTTCAGCGCCCGCATCATGGATGACGACCGCCTGACCTTTGAAACCCGCGCCGTGATCGGCAAGAATCTCAGCACCCATCAAAGCCCCGAATTTTCGGACGAGATGGAGTATCTGGAAATCAATCCGGTCTGGAACGTCCCGCGCTCGATCGCAGTCAGCGAATACCTGCCGCAAATGCAGCGCAATCGTGGCGCGGCGCGGCACCTGAAGCTGTATAATTCACGCGGCCAAGAGGTGAGCCGTGCCAATGTCAACTTCAACGCCTACAACGCGCGCACCTTTCCGTTCGCTCTGAAACAGCCACCGTCGACGCGCAATGCGCTGGGGCTGGTCAAGTTCATGTTCCCGAACAAATATAACATCTACCTGCACGACACGCCGTCCAAAAGCCTGTTTCAGCGCAATGTGCGCGCGTTCAGCCACGGCTGCATCCGTCTGCAGGAACCCTTTGATTTCGCCTATGAACTCCTGTCGCGGCAGGAGGATAACCCCAAGGCGTATTTCGACCGCATCCGGAACTCGGGTCGCCAGACGCGCGTCAACCTGGAGCAGAAGGTGCCGGTGCATATTATCTACCGCACGGCGACCGTTCCCGCCAAGGGGCCGACCCAGTATCGTGACGATATCTATGGCCGGGACGCCAAGGTATGGGATGCCCTGCAAAAGGCAGGGGTTTCGCTGCCTGCGCATCAGGGCTAG
- a CDS encoding DUF882 domain-containing protein, with protein sequence MTQSKPAGLSRRALLGAFAATAVVAAPSYANAFSLLRGAGDVRRLRMISPRTGEKLDTIYWIEGEYIAEAVREISMFMRDWRRNEAKNIDTRTIDIMAAAHNLMGTTEPYTLLSGYRSPQTNAMLRSRSKGVAKHSLHLNGQAADLRLGSRSVGQISKAAIACRAGGVGRYSRSNFVHMDCGVVRSWGG encoded by the coding sequence ATGACCCAATCTAAACCGGCAGGCCTGTCGCGGCGTGCGCTGCTAGGCGCATTCGCGGCAACCGCTGTAGTGGCGGCCCCCTCATATGCTAACGCATTCAGCCTCTTGCGCGGTGCCGGTGATGTTCGCCGACTGCGCATGATTTCCCCCCGGACGGGCGAAAAATTGGACACGATCTACTGGATCGAGGGCGAATACATCGCCGAGGCTGTTCGGGAAATATCGATGTTCATGCGCGATTGGCGCCGGAACGAGGCCAAGAATATCGACACCCGCACCATCGATATCATGGCCGCGGCTCATAACCTGATGGGCACGACAGAGCCTTACACGCTGCTGTCCGGATATCGGTCGCCGCAGACCAATGCGATGCTGCGCAGCCGGTCCAAGGGGGTGGCGAAACATTCGCTACACCTGAACGGTCAGGCCGCAGATCTGCGGCTGGGCTCGCGCTCGGTCGGGCAGATAAGCAAGGCGGCAATCGCATGCCGTGCAGGCGGTGTTGGCAGATACTCCCGCTCTAATTTCGTGCATATGGATTGCGGCGTGGTGCGCTCCTGGGGCGGCTGA
- a CDS encoding beta-ketoacyl-[acyl-carrier-protein] synthase family protein: MKRVVITGAGTINALGKDVVTTLEAMREGRCGISNLEFRDVERLSIRIGGQVKEYDPESAFTRQQLALYDRFTQFTMVAARQAVAQSGLEFNDELSLRAGVILGNSGGGMTTLDENYRTVYEDGKNRVHPFVVPKLMNNAAASHVSMEWGLHGPSYTVSTACASSNHAMAQAFQMVHGGQSPVMLTGGSESMLCFGGVKAWEGLRVMSKDGCRPFSANRNGMVQGEGAGIFVFEEYEHARARGADIMAEIVGYAMSSDASDIVMPSKEGAARTITGTLRDARLNPEDVGYINAHGTGTAANDKTECAAVAAVFGRHADKLMMSSTKSMHGHLIGGTGAVELLACIMAVRDGIIAPTINYDEPDPECALDVVPNEAREAHVDVALSNAFAFGGLNAVLALRRAE, encoded by the coding sequence GTGAAACGTGTCGTCATAACCGGCGCGGGTACGATCAACGCGCTTGGCAAAGACGTCGTTACCACGCTAGAGGCGATGCGCGAGGGGCGCTGCGGGATCAGCAATCTGGAGTTCCGCGATGTCGAGCGCCTGTCAATCCGCATTGGCGGTCAGGTCAAGGAATATGACCCCGAGTCTGCTTTCACCCGCCAGCAATTGGCGCTTTATGACCGGTTCACGCAGTTCACCATGGTTGCCGCGCGGCAGGCCGTCGCGCAATCGGGCCTCGAATTCAACGATGAACTGTCGCTGCGGGCGGGCGTCATTCTGGGCAATTCCGGCGGTGGGATGACCACGCTGGATGAAAACTACCGCACCGTTTACGAGGACGGCAAAAACCGCGTGCACCCGTTCGTGGTGCCCAAGCTGATGAACAATGCCGCAGCCAGCCATGTGTCGATGGAGTGGGGGCTGCATGGTCCGTCCTACACCGTGTCGACGGCCTGCGCATCGTCAAACCACGCGATGGCGCAGGCGTTTCAGATGGTGCATGGCGGGCAGTCCCCCGTGATGCTGACCGGCGGATCGGAATCGATGCTGTGCTTTGGCGGGGTCAAGGCGTGGGAAGGTCTGCGCGTCATGTCCAAAGACGGCTGTAGACCGTTCTCGGCCAACCGTAACGGCATGGTGCAGGGCGAGGGGGCCGGCATCTTCGTCTTTGAGGAATATGAACACGCCCGCGCGCGCGGCGCCGACATCATGGCCGAAATCGTCGGCTATGCCATGTCCTCGGACGCGTCGGACATCGTCATGCCCTCCAAGGAGGGCGCGGCGCGCACCATCACCGGGACGCTGCGCGATGCGCGGCTGAATCCCGAGGATGTGGGCTATATCAACGCGCATGGCACGGGCACGGCGGCCAATGACAAGACGGAATGTGCCGCCGTGGCGGCCGTATTTGGGCGCCACGCGGACAAGTTGATGATGTCGTCCACCAAATCCATGCATGGCCATCTGATCGGCGGCACCGGCGCGGTCGAACTGCTGGCCTGCATCATGGCCGTGCGCGACGGAATCATCGCGCCCACGATCAACTACGACGAGCCGGACCCCGAATGCGCGCTGGACGTCGTCCCGAATGAGGCGCGCGAGGCGCATGTCGATGTGGCGCTCAGCAATGCCTTTGCCTTTGGCGGGCTAAACGCCGTTCTGGCGCTGCGCCGGGCGGAGTAG
- the lpxD gene encoding UDP-3-O-(3-hydroxymyristoyl)glucosamine N-acyltransferase, which translates to MSYTIDQIAKALGVEALGATDIRVTALAEPADSGPDHLALATRPDYAAALPQGAARAALVWEGADWQALGLEAAIIAPRPRYAMSGLTAMMDPGEGWGDGIHPSAVIDDTAQLGIGVHVGPLTVIGPRAQIGAGCRIGPQVTIGADAVIGENGLIREGVRIAARVRIGARVILNPGAVVGGDGFSFVTPEKSSVESVRETLGDQGGAGAQSYVRIHSLGSVRLGDDVEVGANAAIDRGTVRDTVIGDRTKIDTLVMVAHNVVVGTDTLLCGLVGVAGSSRIGNNVVLAGQVGVGDNLFVGDNVIAGGGTKILSNVPAGRVVLGYPAMKMDNHIDMYKHMRRLGRMVADVAALKKAVFKPDQSD; encoded by the coding sequence ATGTCCTACACGATTGATCAGATTGCCAAGGCGCTTGGGGTCGAGGCCCTCGGTGCGACAGATATACGGGTTACGGCCCTGGCCGAGCCTGCCGATTCCGGGCCAGACCATCTGGCGCTGGCCACCCGGCCCGACTATGCCGCTGCGCTGCCGCAGGGCGCCGCCCGCGCGGCCCTAGTGTGGGAGGGCGCGGACTGGCAGGCGCTGGGGCTGGAGGCCGCGATCATCGCGCCGCGTCCGCGCTATGCCATGTCGGGCCTGACCGCGATGATGGATCCGGGCGAAGGATGGGGCGACGGTATCCATCCCAGCGCCGTGATCGACGACACCGCGCAGCTGGGGATCGGCGTGCATGTCGGCCCGCTGACGGTGATCGGCCCGCGCGCACAGATCGGTGCAGGCTGCCGGATCGGCCCGCAGGTCACGATCGGGGCCGATGCGGTGATCGGCGAGAATGGCCTGATCCGTGAAGGTGTGCGCATCGCCGCCCGCGTGCGGATCGGGGCACGCGTCATTCTCAACCCCGGCGCAGTGGTGGGGGGCGACGGCTTCAGCTTTGTCACCCCCGAGAAAAGCAGCGTTGAATCCGTGCGTGAAACCCTTGGCGATCAGGGCGGCGCGGGGGCGCAGTCTTATGTGAGGATTCACAGTCTGGGATCGGTACGGTTGGGCGACGATGTCGAAGTGGGTGCGAATGCGGCCATCGACCGTGGCACGGTGCGCGACACGGTGATCGGTGACCGTACCAAGATTGATACGCTGGTGATGGTCGCCCATAACGTGGTGGTTGGCACCGATACGCTGCTGTGCGGTCTGGTGGGCGTCGCCGGATCGTCACGGATTGGTAACAATGTCGTGCTAGCAGGGCAGGTGGGCGTAGGTGATAACCTGTTCGTCGGGGACAATGTGATCGCCGGCGGCGGCACCAAGATCCTCAGCAACGTGCCCGCCGGGCGCGTCGTACTGGGCTATCCCGCGATGAAGATGGACAACCACATCGACATGTACAAACATATGCGCCGTCTGGGCCGCATGGTTGCCGATGTCGCAGCCCTGAAGAAAGCTGTTTTCAAGCCTGACCAGAGTGACTAA
- a CDS encoding HU family DNA-binding protein: MVSRKPTVSKPKPKGTKPARASAVPPQTSATRRPLADAAPATPKSGRAQQFEVADDGTVPLKKQELIATVVERSDVPKKYAKPVVEAMLAVLGEALGEGRDLNLQPMGKIKRKRMKDTGKARVIVANIRQPNAPGAGDDALVRPAAAVHPQGGKDQAKKRGKEAVADDAE; this comes from the coding sequence ATGGTAAGCCGCAAACCAACAGTCAGCAAACCAAAGCCCAAGGGCACAAAACCCGCCCGCGCCAGCGCAGTGCCGCCCCAGACGTCGGCCACCCGTCGCCCACTAGCGGACGCAGCCCCGGCGACGCCCAAATCGGGCCGCGCGCAACAGTTTGAAGTTGCGGATGACGGCACCGTCCCCCTTAAAAAGCAGGAATTGATCGCCACGGTTGTCGAGCGGTCGGATGTGCCCAAGAAATATGCCAAACCCGTTGTCGAGGCGATGCTGGCCGTCCTGGGCGAAGCGCTGGGCGAGGGGCGCGATTTGAACCTGCAACCCATGGGCAAGATCAAGCGCAAGCGCATGAAGGACACCGGCAAGGCGCGCGTGATCGTCGCCAATATCCGCCAGCCGAATGCGCCCGGGGCAGGCGATGACGCGCTCGTCCGTCCGGCAGCGGCGGTGCATCCGCAAGGGGGCAAGGATCAGGCGAAGAAGCGCGGAAAAGAAGCGGTTGCAGACGACGCCGAGTGA
- a CDS encoding helicase HerA-like domain-containing protein, translating into MGNGIFIGGGGPDYSQGQTLSLKYANRHGLIAGATGTGKTVTLQILAEGFSNAGVPVFLSDVKGDLSGLAKAGSADFKLHEAFTNRAATIGLKDYSYAAFPVTFWDLFGAQGHPVRTTLAEMGPLLLSRLMELSEAQEGIMNIAFRVADEEGMPLLDLKDLQALLVWVGENRAALSLRYGNVSVQSVGAIQRQLMVLENQGGTQLFGEPALDLADLMHIGADGRGRINILAADKLMGSPRLYATFLLWLLSELFETLPEIGDPDKPKLVFFFDEAHLLFDDAPKALVDKVEQVARLIRSKGVGVYFITQNPDDVPEDILGQLGNRVQHALRAFTARDQKALSRAAETYRPNDRFSTIDAIRDVGVGEAVTSMLEDKGVPGIVERTLIRPPSSKLGPIDETARRAAMQASPVVGKYETLIDRESAYEILKARAESAAHDAAEAEEAAQEQSSAQRDFNAGRRYTGARVGRSTAQPRRGGIGNELGKAVGNAVLRELKGTTGRRIVRGILGGLFKGR; encoded by the coding sequence TTGGGCAACGGCATTTTCATCGGCGGCGGCGGGCCGGACTATTCACAGGGGCAGACCCTCAGCCTGAAATACGCCAACCGGCACGGGCTGATCGCGGGCGCCACTGGCACCGGCAAGACGGTAACGCTCCAGATCCTGGCCGAGGGGTTTTCAAACGCGGGCGTGCCGGTCTTTCTGTCGGACGTGAAGGGCGATCTGTCGGGCCTTGCCAAGGCGGGCAGCGCTGATTTCAAATTGCACGAGGCGTTCACCAATCGGGCGGCCACAATTGGGCTGAAGGATTACAGCTACGCTGCCTTTCCCGTCACGTTCTGGGATCTTTTCGGCGCACAAGGCCACCCGGTGCGCACTACGCTGGCCGAAATGGGGCCGCTGCTGCTGAGCCGTCTGATGGAACTGAGCGAGGCGCAGGAGGGGATCATGAACATCGCCTTTCGCGTCGCGGACGAAGAGGGGATGCCGCTGCTCGACCTCAAGGATTTACAGGCGTTGCTTGTCTGGGTGGGCGAAAACCGCGCCGCGCTGTCGCTGCGCTATGGCAACGTGTCGGTGCAGTCGGTCGGTGCGATCCAGCGTCAGCTGATGGTGCTGGAAAATCAGGGTGGCACGCAGCTGTTCGGCGAGCCTGCACTGGATCTGGCGGATCTCATGCATATCGGCGCGGATGGGCGCGGGCGGATCAACATTCTGGCGGCAGACAAGCTGATGGGATCGCCGCGCCTTTATGCGACCTTCCTGTTGTGGTTGTTGTCCGAACTGTTCGAGACGCTTCCCGAAATTGGCGATCCCGACAAGCCCAAGCTGGTGTTCTTCTTTGACGAGGCGCATCTGCTGTTCGACGACGCCCCCAAGGCGCTGGTCGACAAGGTCGAGCAGGTCGCGCGCCTGATCCGCTCCAAAGGGGTTGGCGTCTATTTCATCACCCAGAACCCCGATGACGTGCCCGAGGATATTCTGGGCCAGTTGGGCAACCGGGTACAGCACGCGCTGCGTGCCTTCACCGCGCGCGATCAAAAGGCGCTGAGCCGCGCAGCAGAGACCTACCGCCCGAATGACCGGTTCAGCACCATCGATGCCATTCGCGATGTCGGCGTTGGCGAGGCCGTGACATCCATGCTGGAGGACAAGGGCGTGCCCGGCATCGTCGAACGCACGCTGATCCGCCCGCCATCGTCGAAACTGGGGCCGATCGATGAGACCGCGCGCCGCGCCGCGATGCAGGCCTCGCCGGTGGTGGGGAAATACGAGACGCTGATCGATCGCGAATCCGCCTATGAGATACTCAAGGCCCGCGCCGAATCTGCCGCCCACGACGCGGCCGAGGCCGAAGAGGCCGCGCAGGAGCAATCGTCCGCCCAGCGGGACTTCAATGCCGGGCGCCGCTACACTGGTGCCCGCGTCGGCCGCTCGACCGCGCAGCCGCGCCGGGGAGGCATCGGCAACGAGCTGGGCAAAGCCGTCGGCAATGCGGTCCTGCGCGAGCTAAAGGGCACGACCGGACGGCGCATTGTGCGTGGTATCCTTGGTGGGCTGTTCAAGGGCCGCTGA
- a CDS encoding acyl carrier protein, with amino-acid sequence MTIPERVIAIIANQAMLEPSDVTLDSSLEDLGIDSLGLVESIFAIEEAFDITIPFNANEPSAGDFEISTVGAIAAGVQRLVAEQS; translated from the coding sequence ATGACCATACCCGAGCGTGTGATTGCCATCATCGCAAATCAGGCCATGCTGGAGCCGTCCGACGTGACGCTGGACAGCAGCCTTGAGGATCTGGGTATCGATTCCCTTGGTCTTGTCGAAAGCATCTTTGCGATTGAGGAGGCGTTCGACATTACCATTCCCTTCAACGCGAACGAGCCGTCGGCAGGCGATTTCGAAATCTCGACGGTTGGTGCCATTGCGGCCGGCGTTCAACGGCTGGTCGCCGAACAGTCGTGA
- a CDS encoding TonB-dependent siderophore receptor, with protein sequence MKRSFLTSTVLTATGLSFTGALIAAAAAAQQTYDLGTIVLSSSLTPVELGRTGATVEVLEGDQVGKNDISVINRLDRLPGVSSTSDGGLGARGGIQIRGLPARYVGVRINGIDVADPASTQNQFNFGGYTSSGVQRIEVLKGSQSALYGSEAIAGVVNILTYVPEDLGFSGQANVEAGTYNTYSGALSVGYRSERGFVALSYGRVKTDGFSSQSFNTEDDGFEQTTIDLTAEYNVTAAFTIGAALHYRDSTLDIDRSRFSDDATGINYFTEKGARFFATLETGAITHTLSYSYFEVDRDDPGGFTTTFTGERQNVSYLGSAELSARAILNFGAEYTEEKFTSGASRGSEDDTAVNGELLFSPADNIDISAALRHDDDSSFGGQTTGRLAAVWRPIEDLAFRAVYGTGYRAPSLYERFGPYGVASLQPEESSSYELGVEKTFGAVGYVKATLFYTDIDDLIDYDPNSTACGNMFPGCYSQVPGTTTSKGIELSGEYALTSGLTLFGAYTYTDAKNDGARLERTPKHDVTLGLSNDFTDRFSGYVDLRHVADVVPSAFAPAGHKVGDYTLVGAGVSYDVTDDAALYLRVENLFDEDYETAGGYNQPGRAAYVGLRASF encoded by the coding sequence ATGAAACGCTCTTTTCTCACTTCCACCGTCCTGACCGCCACGGGCCTGAGCTTTACCGGCGCGCTGATCGCCGCCGCCGCCGCAGCGCAACAGACCTATGATCTGGGCACCATCGTGCTATCGTCCAGCCTCACCCCCGTAGAACTGGGCCGCACCGGCGCCACTGTTGAGGTGCTTGAGGGGGATCAGGTAGGCAAGAATGACATCTCGGTCATCAACCGGCTGGACCGTTTGCCGGGTGTCAGTTCCACCTCGGACGGTGGGCTTGGTGCCAGGGGCGGCATCCAGATCCGCGGACTGCCCGCGCGCTATGTGGGCGTTCGGATCAACGGCATCGACGTGGCTGATCCGGCGAGCACCCAGAATCAGTTCAATTTCGGCGGGTACACCTCGTCAGGCGTTCAGCGTATCGAGGTGCTGAAGGGGTCGCAATCGGCGCTCTACGGCTCCGAGGCGATAGCCGGTGTTGTGAATATCTTGACATATGTACCCGAAGATCTTGGGTTTTCCGGCCAGGCCAATGTCGAGGCGGGTACGTATAATACCTATTCCGGCGCGCTCAGCGTGGGCTATAGATCAGAGCGCGGGTTTGTCGCGCTTAGCTATGGTCGGGTCAAAACTGATGGGTTTTCTTCTCAGAGCTTCAACACCGAAGATGACGGGTTCGAGCAGACAACCATAGATCTGACCGCCGAATATAACGTGACCGCCGCGTTCACCATTGGTGCTGCCCTGCATTACCGTGACAGCACGCTGGATATCGACCGCAGCAGATTTTCCGATGATGCGACCGGCATCAACTATTTCACCGAAAAGGGCGCGCGGTTTTTTGCGACGCTTGAAACCGGCGCAATCACCCACACGCTAAGCTATAGCTATTTCGAGGTCGACCGCGACGATCCGGGCGGATTTACCACCACTTTCACGGGCGAGCGTCAGAATGTGTCCTACTTGGGCAGTGCCGAACTGAGCGCGCGCGCGATTTTGAACTTTGGCGCCGAGTATACGGAGGAAAAATTCACCTCGGGCGCGTCGCGTGGGTCCGAGGATGACACTGCCGTCAATGGCGAGCTGCTGTTCAGCCCGGCGGACAACATCGATATATCTGCCGCCCTGCGACATGACGACGATTCAAGCTTTGGCGGCCAGACGACCGGTAGGCTTGCGGCAGTCTGGCGCCCGATCGAGGATCTGGCATTCCGCGCCGTCTATGGCACCGGCTATCGCGCGCCGTCGCTGTACGAGAGGTTCGGACCATACGGTGTCGCCTCGCTCCAGCCTGAGGAGAGCAGCAGCTATGAGTTGGGCGTCGAGAAAACCTTTGGCGCGGTCGGTTACGTCAAGGCGACATTGTTTTACACCGACATTGATGATCTGATCGACTACGATCCGAACTCCACCGCTTGCGGCAACATGTTCCCCGGCTGTTACAGTCAGGTGCCGGGCACGACGACGTCCAAGGGCATCGAGCTGTCGGGTGAATATGCCCTGACGTCCGGCCTGACCCTGTTTGGCGCCTATACATACACTGACGCCAAGAACGACGGCGCGCGCCTGGAGCGCACGCCCAAGCATGACGTCACGCTGGGTCTGTCGAACGATTTCACCGATCGGTTCTCCGGCTATGTGGACCTGCGCCATGTCGCCGATGTGGTGCCTAGCGCATTCGCCCCTGCGGGTCACAAGGTCGGCGACTACACTTTGGTCGGCGCCGGAGTCTCCTATGACGTCACGGACGACGCCGCGCTGTACCTGCGTGTCGAGAACCTCTTTGACGAGGATTACGAGACGGCGGGCGGCTACAACCAACCGGGTCGCGCGGCCTACGTTGGGCTTCGTGCGAGCTTCTGA
- a CDS encoding DUF465 domain-containing protein, producing the protein MQAHLNSLKEKHAALDAQISSRQRSPGANQLKTAELKKRKLALKKIITSLESYN; encoded by the coding sequence ATGCAAGCTCATCTGAATTCCCTGAAGGAAAAGCACGCAGCACTTGATGCGCAGATCTCCTCCCGCCAGCGCAGCCCCGGAGCCAATCAACTGAAAACAGCGGAACTCAAAAAGCGCAAACTGGCCCTGAAAAAGATAATCACCTCACTCGAATCCTACAACTAG
- a CDS encoding SH3 domain-containing protein, translated as MKLMTLIMALSLTSVAAGAQQLDVEFQIVEDGHAAGCLGAMVVGLNPNGDGFLSVRTGPGTNYRKIDELYNGNSVRPCAKEGAWWGVYYGQPRRKGWVHGNWLGNWAG; from the coding sequence ATGAAACTCATGACACTGATTATGGCGCTTTCGCTGACCTCAGTCGCTGCCGGCGCGCAGCAACTGGATGTGGAGTTCCAAATTGTCGAGGATGGCCACGCGGCCGGATGTCTGGGGGCCATGGTTGTGGGGCTGAATCCGAACGGGGACGGTTTCCTGTCGGTGCGGACCGGGCCGGGGACGAATTACCGCAAGATTGACGAACTGTATAACGGGAACTCGGTTCGGCCCTGCGCCAAGGAAGGGGCATGGTGGGGTGTCTACTATGGCCAGCCACGCCGCAAAGGCTGGGTGCACGGAAACTGGCTTGGAAACTGGGCGGGCTGA